The following proteins are co-located in the Silene latifolia isolate original U9 population chromosome 1, ASM4854445v1, whole genome shotgun sequence genome:
- the LOC141608366 gene encoding 3-ketoacyl-CoA synthase 17-like: MLIDLLFQKPVKMYLYQSLNMTNITSIIILMLPIIIFLLNTIFNSMKPRKAVYLVNHASFKPKKSQQMSRQKSISMIKPLGPNFTDETAKLLKKMVLTSGFGDATYAPEAYMTIPHDFSLDNARKEAEAAIFTTIEAVLANTGVKAKDIGVLVVNCSIFNPVPSLTSMVVNKFKLKENVKSFSLSGMGCSAGLAAIDLAHDLLQVYKDTYAMIVSTEILTQAMYFGNEPSKQPINCLFRVGGSAILLSNNSSDRHVSKYQLVHSVRTNTSSSNSSYKCIHLEEDSIGLRGVNLTKDLLVEARTAIKANLSALGYSILPLSEKIMFCFDYLMNRVRLSKKSSEPRGVPNFGRVIEHFVCHVGGKIVIDALEKTVKLDVEPARMTLHRFGNTSSSSVWYGLAYIEAKRKVKKSDRVWQVAFGSGFKCNSVIWRALKEVDPDMDNPWNEDIHLYPIKEDFQAYPYAFEQPK, translated from the exons ATGTTGATCGATCTTCTTTTCCAAAAACCTGTAAAAATGTATCTCTATCAATCACTAAACATGACCAATATCACAAGCATCATAATCTTGATGCTCCCCATAATAATTTTCCTCCTTAATACAATCTTCAACTCCATGAAACCACGTAAAGCCGTGTACTTAGTAAACCATGCAAGTTTTAAGCCCAAGAAATCTCAACAAATGAGTAGACAAAAATCTATTTCCATGATCAAACCCTTAGGCCCAAATTTCACTGATGAAACAGCCAAATTACTTAAGAAGATGGTCTTGACGTCCGGATTCGGAGACGCCACATATGCACCAGAAGCATACATGACTATACCGCACGATTTCTCCCTTGACAATGCAAGGAAGGAAGCTGAGGCAGCCATATTTACAACCATCGAGGCAGTGTTAGCAAACACCGGGGTGAAAGCCAAGGATATTGGGGTGTTAGTGGTTAATTGTAGTATTTTTAACCCGGTTCCTTCTTTAACTTCAATGGTTGTTAATAAGTTTAAGCTTAAAGAAAATGTGAAGAGCTTCAGTCTCTCCGGAATGGGGTGTAGTGCAGGACTTGCCGCCATTGACCTTGCTCATGACCTTCTTCAG GTGTACAAGGATACCTACGCCATGATAGTGAGCACTGAAATATTGACCCAAGCTATGTACTTCGGAAACGAGCCTAGTAAGCAGCCTATTAACTGCCTTTTCCGGGTGGGTGGGTCAGCCATTCTCTTATCCAACAACTCGTCCGATCGACACGTGTCAAAGTACCAATTGGTCCATAGTGTGCGTACAAATACTAGTAGTTCAAATAGTTCATATAAATGCATTCACTTAGAGGAAGATTCCATTGGCCTAAGAGGGGTTAATTTAACCAAAGATCTCTTAGTCGAGGCAAGAACAGCAATTAAGGCTAATCTATCCGCATTAGGCTACTCAATCCTACCCTTGAGTGAAAAAATTATGTTCTGTTTTGATTATTTAATGAATCGGGTTAGGTTAAGTAAGAAAAGTTCAGAGCCCCGCGGGGTTCCAAATTTCGGGAGGGTTATTGAGCATTTTGTTTGCCATGTTGGAGGTAAAATCGTAATTGATGCGTTAGAGAAAACAGTGAAACTTGATGTTGAGCCGGCTAGAATGACATTGCATAGGTTTGGTAATACTTCTAGTAGTTCGGTTTGGTATGGATTAGCATATATCGAAGCTAAACGTAAGGTTAAAAAAAGTGACCGGGTTTGGCAAGTTGCATTCGGGTCGGGGTTTAAATGTAATAGTGTGATTTGGCGTGCGCTGAAGGAGGTGGATCCGGATATGGATAACCCGTGGAATGAAGATATTCATCTGTATCCTATCAAAGAGGATTTTCAAGCCTACCCATATGCTTTTGAGCAACCCAAGTGA